Genomic segment of Cyanobacteriota bacterium:
GACCCCAACGGCAACAATCTCCTGCCCAGGAGCGATCGTCCAGACCCGCAGGTGCTCGATGCTAGCTACCCCCTCAATTTCGTGGATACACTGCCGGATAGCTGCCAGATTTAGGTGACTAGGTGTCTGCTCTAGCAAGATGGCCACACTTTGCTTAAGCAGGGGTAAAGTGCCCATTACAATCAACACAGTCACAAACAAGCTCACAACCCCATCTGCCCAAACCCAATGGAATGCCCAGATGGCGATCGCGGCTAACAGCACCCCCAAGGAACCAACCATATCCGCCACCATGTGCAAAAATGCACCCTTCAGGTTGAGATCATGGTGGCTGTCTTGATGCAACATGATTACGTTGATGCCGTTAACCATCACCCCAATTCCGGCTGTAATCATCATCGGCAAGCTGAGAATGTCCGCAGGAGGTTGTTGCAAATGGACAATTGCTTCCCAGCCAATCCGCAGGGCGATCGCCACCAACCCAGCCCCATTCACCAACGCTGCTAAAATTTCTACC
This window contains:
- a CDS encoding cation diffusion facilitator family transporter, with the translated sequence SGHMASDGLALGLALLATWMARFPVSERAPFGYRRVEILAALVNGAGLVAIALRIGWEAIVHLQQPPADILSLPMMITAGIGVMVNGINVIMLHQDSHHDLNLKGAFLHMVADMVGSLGVLLAAIAIWAFHWVWADGVVSLFVTVLIVMGTLPLLKQSVAILLEQTPSHLNLAAIRQCIHEIEGVASIEHLRVWTIAPGQEIVAVGVTVARDRGEDSGPYRDQLCQTIQILLNQRFGIHEVMVQINHTKPVMALEQSLLETIVSAKS